The proteins below are encoded in one region of Danio rerio strain Tuebingen ecotype United States chromosome 12, GRCz12tu, whole genome shotgun sequence:
- the zgc:112964 gene encoding uncharacterized protein LOC503764 precursor, translated as MRVFSALQYLPVFISVFSLSWVTKAQTVPVMFYSFGSEAGDTVYTADGNENSTVINLESPFVFFGRTYNNIYANINGYLTFKQPSSDYTFQYFPINGSEDIIAPLWTNADVSGNDIIAYQQYSSGDVLTRTTQDINHYFPNLSFRATWVLVVTWDQVDYTYQSNAASLFQVVLVSGSDVSFILMNYGDCALTQNMVQAGFDTINSTAYYVIPGSNNGTLIPNLMNSSNVNVPGRWVFRVNGGSSLQENVMGIQLRVTSFSDLTLTKNIEIFLKELQEELVKYGLPDSVKLNLRGIKKAQP; from the exons ATGAGGGTGTTTTCAGCTTTACAATATCTGCCGGTGTTCATATCAGTCTTTTCTCTGA GCTGGGTGACAAAAGCACAGACAG tgCCTGTGATGTTCTATTCATTCGGCTCAGAAGCAGGAGACACTGTTTATACCGCTGATGGCAATGAAAACTCCACAGTTATCAACCTAGAAAGTCCTTTTGTGTTCTTTGGCCGCACATACAACAATATATAT gctAACATTAATGGATACCTTACATTCAAGCAGCCTTCATCAGATTACACTTTTCAGTACTTTCCCATCAACGGAAGCGAAGACATCATTGCTCCACTCTGGACCAATGCTGATGTCAGCGGAAATGACATCATTGCATACCAGCAGTACTCAAGTGGAGATGTGCTCACTCGCACCACTCAGGATATAAACCATTATTTCCCAAATCTGAGCTTTAGGGCTACTTGGGTGCTTGTTGTAACATGGGATCAAGTGGACTATACTTACCAATCTAACGCA GCATCACTGTTTCAAGTGGTTTTGGTTTCAGGGAGTGATGTGTCATTTATTCTCATGAATTATGGTGACTGTGCTCTGACGCAAAATATGGTGCAG GCTGGTTTTGACACGATAAACTCAACAGCGTACTATGTTATTCCTGGGTCAAACAATGGGACCCTTATTCCAAACCTCATGAACTCCAGTAATGTCAATGTTCCTGGTCGATGGGTCTTCAGGGTGAATGGAGGATCCAGTTTACAAG AAAATGTCATGGGAATTCAACTGAGAGTTACTTCATTTTCAGACCTAACACTGACAAAAAACATTGAGATCTTTTTAAAGGAG CTACAAGAGGAGCTGGTCAAATACGGTCTGCCAGACAGCGTGAAGCTTAACTTAAGAGGAATCAAAAAGGCCCAGCCATAA
- the LOC100536599 gene encoding uncharacterized protein isoform X3, producing MRLFLVSLHLLMFLVLLDQCKKTTTPETTTDTTPETTTDTTTPETTTDTTIPETTDTTTLEPTTDTTIPETTDTTTPETTTDTTIPETTDTTTPETTTDTTIPETTDTTTPETTTDTTIPETTDTTTPETTTDTTIPETTDTTTPETTTDTTIPEPFTFSTGNNAATPAIFYPFGSAAGDSEHLESGFETYQYVAFSTPFTYFGRKYSNIFVNYNGLLTFNQPLVETFPYSFPTYENEDYIAALWSELDDYGFGKYWYQEYTNGSVLDRATQDINQYFPNRGFTASWVFVVTWDYMLTTDWNTFNLHSEPAITFQAVLISGGGLSFILMNYGDCAAITFPVESGYDTINSTDYYVILNDYYGSYTPNLQNTTNVNVPGRWAFLVNNGTENLIGLQINLRSFLDLTQTENVQSVLQLIKQELVRQGVSSQFGLKLRKLQKIWP from the exons ATGAGATTATTTCTGGTTTCATTGCATCTGCTGATGTTCTTAGTACTTCTGGATCAGTGTAAGA AAACGACCACCCCAGAGACCACTACAGACACAACTCCAGAGACCACTACAGACACTACAACTCCAGAGACCACTACAGACACCACCATTCCAGAGACTACAGACACTACAACTTTAGAACCCACTACAGACACCACCATTCCAGAGACTACAGACACTACAACTCCAGAGACCACTACAGACACCACCATTCCAGAGACTACAGACACTACAACTCCAGAGACCACTACAGACACCACCATTCCAGAGACTACAGACACTACAACTCCAGAGACCACTACAGACACCACCATTCCAGAGACTACAGACACTACAACTCCAGAGACCACTACAGACACCACCATTCCAGAGACTACAGACACTACAACTCCAGAGACCACTACAGACACCACCATTCCAGAGCCATTCACATTTTCAACAGGTAACAATGCTGCAA CCCCAGCAATATTCTATCCATTCGGCTCAGCAGCAGGAGACTCTGAACATCTTGAATCTGGCTTTGAGACCTATCAATACGTGGCCTTTTCTACTCCATTTACATACTTTGGCCGCAAGTACAGCAACATATTT GTTAATTATAATGGACTACTTACATTCAACCAGCCTTTAGTAGAAACTTTCCCTTATTCCTTTCCAACATATGAAAATGAAGATTACATTGCTGCGCTCTGGAGTGAGCTTGATGACTATGGTTTTGGCAAATATTGGTATCAGGAGTACACAAATGGAAGTGTGCTCGACCGGGCCACTCAGGATATAAACCAGTATTTCCCAAACAGGGGCTTCACTGCTTCTTGGGTCTTTGTTGTCACATGGGACTACATGCTTACAACAGATTGGAATACATTTAATCTTCACTCAGAACCG gcaATCACATTTCAAGCAGTATTAATTTCAGGAGGTGGTCTTTCTTTCATTCTGATGAATTATGGTGACTGCGCAGCGATTACTTTTCCAGTTGAG TCTGGATATGATACCATAAACTCCACTGACTACTATGTGATACTTAATGACTATTACGGCTCCTACACCCCAAACCTCCAAAACACGACTAATGTAAATGTTCCTGGTCGTTGGGCTTTTCTTGTCAACAATGGGACAG AAAACCTCATAGGACTTCAAATTAACCTTAGGTCATTTTTAGACCTGACACAAACTGAAAACGTTCAGAGTGTTTTACAGCTA ataaaacaGGAGCTGGTCAGACAAGGAGTGTCAAGCCAGTTTGGGCTAAAATTAAGAAAACTTCAAAAGATATGGCCGTGA
- the LOC100536599 gene encoding uncharacterized protein isoform X1, with translation MRLFLVSLHLLMFLVLLDQSRAQTAMPIETTTPETTTDTTPETTTDTTTPETTTDTTIPETTDTTTLEPTTDTTIPETTDTTTPETTTDTTIPETTDTTTPETTTDTTIPETTDTTTPETTTDTTIPETTDTTTPETTTDTTIPETTDTTTPETTTDTTIPEPFTFSTVVASTTAWTAPAIFYPFGSAAGDSEHLESGFETYQYVAFSTPFTYFGRKYSNIFVNYNGLLTFNQPLVETFPYSFPTYENEDYIAALWSELDDYGFGKYWYQEYTNGSVLDRATQDINQYFPNRGFTASWVFVVTWDYMLTTDWNTFNLHSEPAITFQAVLISGGGLSFILMNYGDCAAITFPVESGYDTINSTDYYVILNDYYGSYTPNLQNTTNVNVPGRWAFLVNNGTENLIGLQINLRSFLDLTQTENVQSVLQLIKQELVRQGVSSQFGLKLRKLQKIWP, from the exons ATGAGATTATTTCTGGTTTCATTGCATCTGCTGATGTTCTTAGTACTTCTGGATCAGT CTAGAGCACAAACAGCAATGCCTATAG AAACGACCACCCCAGAGACCACTACAGACACAACTCCAGAGACCACTACAGACACTACAACTCCAGAGACCACTACAGACACCACCATTCCAGAGACTACAGACACTACAACTTTAGAACCCACTACAGACACCACCATTCCAGAGACTACAGACACTACAACTCCAGAGACCACTACAGACACCACCATTCCAGAGACTACAGACACTACAACTCCAGAGACCACTACAGACACCACCATTCCAGAGACTACAGACACTACAACTCCAGAGACCACTACAGACACCACCATTCCAGAGACTACAGACACTACAACTCCAGAGACCACTACAGACACCACCATTCCAGAGACTACAGACACTACAACTCCAGAGACCACTACAGACACCACCATTCCAGAGCCATTCACATTTTCAACAG TCGTTGCATCAACAACTGCATGGACAG CCCCAGCAATATTCTATCCATTCGGCTCAGCAGCAGGAGACTCTGAACATCTTGAATCTGGCTTTGAGACCTATCAATACGTGGCCTTTTCTACTCCATTTACATACTTTGGCCGCAAGTACAGCAACATATTT GTTAATTATAATGGACTACTTACATTCAACCAGCCTTTAGTAGAAACTTTCCCTTATTCCTTTCCAACATATGAAAATGAAGATTACATTGCTGCGCTCTGGAGTGAGCTTGATGACTATGGTTTTGGCAAATATTGGTATCAGGAGTACACAAATGGAAGTGTGCTCGACCGGGCCACTCAGGATATAAACCAGTATTTCCCAAACAGGGGCTTCACTGCTTCTTGGGTCTTTGTTGTCACATGGGACTACATGCTTACAACAGATTGGAATACATTTAATCTTCACTCAGAACCG gcaATCACATTTCAAGCAGTATTAATTTCAGGAGGTGGTCTTTCTTTCATTCTGATGAATTATGGTGACTGCGCAGCGATTACTTTTCCAGTTGAG TCTGGATATGATACCATAAACTCCACTGACTACTATGTGATACTTAATGACTATTACGGCTCCTACACCCCAAACCTCCAAAACACGACTAATGTAAATGTTCCTGGTCGTTGGGCTTTTCTTGTCAACAATGGGACAG AAAACCTCATAGGACTTCAAATTAACCTTAGGTCATTTTTAGACCTGACACAAACTGAAAACGTTCAGAGTGTTTTACAGCTA ataaaacaGGAGCTGGTCAGACAAGGAGTGTCAAGCCAGTTTGGGCTAAAATTAAGAAAACTTCAAAAGATATGGCCGTGA
- the LOC100536599 gene encoding uncharacterized protein isoform X2: protein MRLFLVSLHLLMFLVLLDQSRAQTAMPIETTTPETTTDTTPETTTDTTTPETTTDTTIPETTDTTTLEPTTDTTIPETTDTTTPETTTDTTIPETTDTTTPETTTDTTIPETTDTTTPETTTDTTIPETTDTTTPETTTDTTIPETTDTTTPETTTDTTIPEPFTFSTGNNAATPAIFYPFGSAAGDSEHLESGFETYQYVAFSTPFTYFGRKYSNIFVNYNGLLTFNQPLVETFPYSFPTYENEDYIAALWSELDDYGFGKYWYQEYTNGSVLDRATQDINQYFPNRGFTASWVFVVTWDYMLTTDWNTFNLHSEPAITFQAVLISGGGLSFILMNYGDCAAITFPVESGYDTINSTDYYVILNDYYGSYTPNLQNTTNVNVPGRWAFLVNNGTENLIGLQINLRSFLDLTQTENVQSVLQLIKQELVRQGVSSQFGLKLRKLQKIWP, encoded by the exons ATGAGATTATTTCTGGTTTCATTGCATCTGCTGATGTTCTTAGTACTTCTGGATCAGT CTAGAGCACAAACAGCAATGCCTATAG AAACGACCACCCCAGAGACCACTACAGACACAACTCCAGAGACCACTACAGACACTACAACTCCAGAGACCACTACAGACACCACCATTCCAGAGACTACAGACACTACAACTTTAGAACCCACTACAGACACCACCATTCCAGAGACTACAGACACTACAACTCCAGAGACCACTACAGACACCACCATTCCAGAGACTACAGACACTACAACTCCAGAGACCACTACAGACACCACCATTCCAGAGACTACAGACACTACAACTCCAGAGACCACTACAGACACCACCATTCCAGAGACTACAGACACTACAACTCCAGAGACCACTACAGACACCACCATTCCAGAGACTACAGACACTACAACTCCAGAGACCACTACAGACACCACCATTCCAGAGCCATTCACATTTTCAACAGGTAACAATGCTGCAA CCCCAGCAATATTCTATCCATTCGGCTCAGCAGCAGGAGACTCTGAACATCTTGAATCTGGCTTTGAGACCTATCAATACGTGGCCTTTTCTACTCCATTTACATACTTTGGCCGCAAGTACAGCAACATATTT GTTAATTATAATGGACTACTTACATTCAACCAGCCTTTAGTAGAAACTTTCCCTTATTCCTTTCCAACATATGAAAATGAAGATTACATTGCTGCGCTCTGGAGTGAGCTTGATGACTATGGTTTTGGCAAATATTGGTATCAGGAGTACACAAATGGAAGTGTGCTCGACCGGGCCACTCAGGATATAAACCAGTATTTCCCAAACAGGGGCTTCACTGCTTCTTGGGTCTTTGTTGTCACATGGGACTACATGCTTACAACAGATTGGAATACATTTAATCTTCACTCAGAACCG gcaATCACATTTCAAGCAGTATTAATTTCAGGAGGTGGTCTTTCTTTCATTCTGATGAATTATGGTGACTGCGCAGCGATTACTTTTCCAGTTGAG TCTGGATATGATACCATAAACTCCACTGACTACTATGTGATACTTAATGACTATTACGGCTCCTACACCCCAAACCTCCAAAACACGACTAATGTAAATGTTCCTGGTCGTTGGGCTTTTCTTGTCAACAATGGGACAG AAAACCTCATAGGACTTCAAATTAACCTTAGGTCATTTTTAGACCTGACACAAACTGAAAACGTTCAGAGTGTTTTACAGCTA ataaaacaGGAGCTGGTCAGACAAGGAGTGTCAAGCCAGTTTGGGCTAAAATTAAGAAAACTTCAAAAGATATGGCCGTGA